A region from the Candidatus Electrothrix scaldis genome encodes:
- a CDS encoding class III extradiol ring-cleavage dioxygenase, producing the protein MFASTTSEKKGTIIYCSHGGGPLPLLGDANHAAMVEFMEKLPASISKPEAILVISAHWEEKTATLLSAPKPDLLYDYYGFPEESYRITYPAPGTPELVEKIQQLLTQDKRENRLDHERGFDHGLFIPLKLMYPAADIPCTQLSLISGLDPAAHLALGAALTELMSENILVIGSGFSFHNMMGFVWDGSKPRDEANDSFQDWIIATCTDGALSQAEREERLMQWDKAPGAHYCHPREEHLLPLHVCAGMAGKDAVAKTIFDDYILGKRAVALQW; encoded by the coding sequence ATGTTCGCCAGCACAACATCAGAAAAAAAAGGAACCATCATCTATTGCTCGCATGGAGGAGGCCCCCTTCCTCTGCTCGGGGATGCAAATCATGCCGCGATGGTGGAATTTATGGAAAAGCTTCCTGCCTCAATCAGCAAACCAGAGGCAATCCTGGTGATCAGCGCCCACTGGGAAGAAAAAACAGCAACGCTGCTGAGCGCTCCCAAACCTGATCTGCTCTATGATTACTATGGTTTCCCTGAAGAATCCTACCGCATCACCTACCCTGCTCCTGGCACACCTGAACTTGTAGAAAAAATCCAGCAACTCCTCACCCAGGACAAGAGAGAAAACAGGCTGGACCATGAACGCGGTTTTGATCACGGGCTCTTTATTCCACTCAAACTGATGTACCCTGCTGCCGACATCCCCTGCACCCAGCTTTCACTGATCAGCGGCCTGGATCCAGCAGCCCATTTGGCCTTGGGAGCTGCCTTAACCGAGCTGATGAGCGAGAACATCCTGGTGATCGGCTCAGGATTCTCCTTTCATAATATGATGGGATTTGTTTGGGATGGAAGCAAGCCCCGTGATGAAGCCAATGACAGCTTCCAGGACTGGATCATTGCAACCTGTACAGATGGTGCGTTATCACAGGCAGAACGAGAGGAACGTCTCATGCAATGGGACAAAGCGCCAGGAGCGCACTACTGTCACCCACGGGAGGAGCATCTGCTGCCCTTGCATGTTTGTGCCGGAATGGCAGGAAAGGATGCTGTAGCGAAAACGATCTTTGATGATTACATCCTCGGAAAAAGGGCTGTGGCCCTGCAATGGTGA
- a CDS encoding YeeE/YedE thiosulfate transporter family protein, translating to MNESSLLGKARALYKQLCETEWNANMTGVLIAILSILIMVWWRPWGAVGAIRNWGDWILYGLSFGHTKEPTAALFSSGSVIGIGFVGGSFLSACLGGQFAFRFPPYREVVKAIIAGILMGVGSALAGGCNVGGMYNALGNLAANGFSMWLGIVIGVILGLWLLYKEMEYITWGSSGSWTVEVPRFAQTLVGLGALAALIWGAYQYSGYDGDHDVDYAASLSGILLIAAGLGYSMHRGRWCMIQGFREPHMTGDCTLAKSVALSIFILAIGGAVVKFAVPYSNEGVPVLAPVNYVRGTFGWVGIVGGFLFGLGGMLAGGCGSGTLWRVGEGQIKLWIVVPFFGIANALMDKWFKGMEFEIGGAKLNDLMVQAKLGLIGYDVEEIREAIEDAETITITGIEKAGYLGKYIYMPDAMGYGWTLGLIALSMAVWYIIVTWNEDSNKLIVPM from the coding sequence ATGAATGAGTCTAGTTTGTTAGGCAAAGCAAGGGCGTTGTATAAACAGCTCTGCGAAACCGAATGGAACGCCAATATGACCGGCGTCCTTATCGCTATTTTGAGCATTTTGATTATGGTCTGGTGGCGCCCCTGGGGTGCGGTCGGTGCTATCCGTAACTGGGGTGATTGGATACTGTACGGCCTGAGTTTCGGACACACGAAGGAACCGACAGCAGCGTTGTTCAGCTCCGGTTCCGTTATCGGTATCGGGTTTGTCGGCGGTTCCTTTCTTTCCGCCTGCCTTGGCGGTCAGTTCGCCTTCCGTTTTCCTCCGTACCGTGAGGTAGTGAAGGCCATTATTGCCGGTATTCTTATGGGCGTTGGTTCTGCTTTGGCCGGTGGTTGTAATGTAGGTGGTATGTATAATGCACTGGGTAACTTGGCTGCAAATGGTTTTTCCATGTGGCTCGGTATTGTGATCGGCGTTATCCTCGGGCTGTGGCTGCTCTATAAAGAAATGGAGTATATCACCTGGGGCTCAAGCGGATCCTGGACTGTTGAGGTCCCTCGTTTTGCCCAAACTTTGGTTGGACTTGGTGCCCTTGCCGCCTTGATCTGGGGTGCATATCAGTACAGCGGATATGATGGGGATCATGATGTCGATTACGCAGCCTCTTTGTCCGGTATCCTGTTAATTGCTGCCGGTCTCGGTTATTCCATGCATCGTGGGCGTTGGTGCATGATTCAGGGCTTCCGTGAGCCGCACATGACCGGTGACTGCACCTTGGCAAAATCTGTGGCCCTGTCTATCTTTATCCTGGCTATCGGCGGTGCTGTTGTAAAATTCGCAGTGCCGTACAGCAATGAGGGCGTGCCTGTTCTGGCACCTGTGAACTATGTGCGCGGAACCTTTGGTTGGGTTGGTATTGTTGGTGGTTTTTTGTTCGGGCTGGGCGGTATGCTGGCTGGCGGCTGCGGGTCAGGTACCCTCTGGCGCGTGGGCGAAGGCCAGATCAAGCTCTGGATTGTGGTGCCCTTCTTCGGTATTGCCAATGCCCTGATGGATAAATGGTTCAAGGGGATGGAGTTTGAGATCGGAGGAGCAAAATTGAACGATCTGATGGTTCAGGCTAAATTAGGCCTCATCGGTTACGATGTCGAGGAAATTCGGGAGGCCATTGAGGATGCTGAAACCATCACTATTACGGGTATTGAGAAGGCTGGTTACCTGGGTAAATATATCTACATGCCTGATGCTATGGGATATGGCTGGACCCTTGGTCTGATCGCCCTGAGCATGGCAGTATGGTACATCATTGTTACCTGGAACGAGGACAGTAATAAGCTGATCGTCCCCATGTGA
- a CDS encoding CARDB domain-containing protein yields MNPTIAQSPMSGVPGTTFTQWGTGFTPNSTASLHVKKPDGTEYDPQQLEMDSTGHFEVPYPSPMDKEPGQYTWWVVDGPTGISSNQVTYTIEQPPVNPAIAQSPMSGVPGTTFTQWGTGFTPNSTATLHFKKPDGTEYPTQQQAMDSTGHFETQYTAPTDKEPGQYIWWAVDGPTGTSSNQVTYTIEQPSSNPTVAQTPMFGKPGTIFKQWGTGFTPNSTATLHIQKPDGTEYQPDIMQIDGEGNFVTSYTVPADKPVGLYTWWVIDDHLNVSSNQVVYSISSESQEIADIEVSIVESKSVYTEGDFLSYNIYIKNNGEDFASDVIIDVNHTEGYRSIDKQWECLDHDLSINNDTACERLELTSNSAKFTANIPSGEYVLVRVSGYSESGFGMIKLTAEAHGAIEDPDQENNRAISILQTQLPGLPRNHATELRLLSWGGVAADTVVLTHGLQDSPCFASELWTGSKSEPAQAGYLIKEAIKNTDKHINIYQFFWEGACQEHLDVVGIPNTGISIGRTPYNMAYILARQNVYFAAQQLAKQLYDALGPNYDKKIHFIGHSLGTAVNAYAADIFLNKELNVNTAQVTILDHPNHIGKIAFFIKDDETSERIWGFDENFFANVLPFYRQGLKLYVDNYHSAKSENNKLVSAGVGTDVTGDVFNHAPLIDPHEVGDTFLPGEAAGGFIDNDHSGVHQWYRWTISPKDQENFQGDSVCPDNKWNGEPGYWIGYNWRGLNNTLNPCPERWGGWKESVLISDPADFPWPNGNNASATNSTDVETSKSNPVGCSAPSGNFIATVCSEPVSSASTAKVASYAASQVQSLDEEPEIPKSYIEFEVSVPEFLRYISFDYSFSNIGDGDYVYVFLDGNVVWKMGGEALSAGETVSSDLIPVRSETGQKKLIIALYGVGEQNAQFSLDNFKFTTALDTDNDGYADDEDAFPDDPVEWEDTDEDGIGNNADLDDDNDGFLDTADAFPLDPNENLDTDGDGIGDNADLDDGMYPDLAMITSSSNKGGLMPGESFTYSSTVKNKGTGRASVSMLRYYLSSDSTIDSSDTMIGSRDVPTINSGNTSWGYINLNAPTDVGTYWVGSCVDTISGESSTTNNCSSGFRIVVATQLPDLIVSSLSVPSSVEAGKSFSTTAQFKNQGNLDATSTTASWYYMDIAAQTTSDVIHEEEIRDLAVNQTISRTTSLRAPCKDGDYFLSTCINSGWNVEQGGNNNCQLKSLTITPATGICSEDGSFSALPAILYLLLK; encoded by the coding sequence GTGAATCCGACAATCGCTCAGTCACCGATGTCAGGCGTTCCCGGCACGACCTTTACGCAGTGGGGCACCGGCTTTACGCCGAACAGTACAGCAAGTCTGCATGTAAAGAAACCTGATGGAACAGAGTACGATCCTCAGCAGCTTGAAATGGATAGTACCGGTCATTTCGAAGTTCCGTATCCGTCTCCGATGGACAAGGAGCCGGGACAGTACACTTGGTGGGTGGTTGATGGTCCGACGGGTATTTCCAGTAATCAGGTGACGTATACTATCGAGCAGCCGCCAGTGAATCCGGCAATTGCTCAGTCACCGATGTCAGGCGTTCCCGGTACGACCTTTACGCAATGGGGTACCGGCTTTACGCCGAACAGTACAGCAACCCTGCATTTCAAAAAGCCTGATGGTACGGAGTATCCGACGCAGCAGCAGGCGATGGATAGTACAGGTCATTTTGAGACGCAGTATACCGCTCCGACAGATAAAGAACCTGGGCAGTATATCTGGTGGGCTGTTGACGGCCCGACAGGTACTTCCAGTAATCAGGTGACCTATACCATCGAGCAGCCTTCTTCTAATCCGACTGTTGCTCAAACACCAATGTTTGGCAAGCCAGGGACGATTTTTAAACAGTGGGGAACTGGCTTCACGCCGAACAGTACGGCAACATTGCATATTCAAAAGCCGGATGGTACCGAATATCAACCTGATATCATGCAAATTGATGGGGAAGGAAATTTTGTTACCTCTTATACGGTCCCTGCTGATAAACCTGTTGGATTATATACTTGGTGGGTTATTGATGATCATTTAAACGTTAGCAGCAACCAAGTTGTATATTCAATCAGTTCGGAGTCTCAAGAAATAGCAGACATTGAAGTGAGTATCGTAGAAAGTAAATCAGTGTACACCGAAGGAGATTTTCTTAGCTACAATATTTACATAAAAAATAATGGGGAGGATTTTGCTTCTGACGTAATTATTGATGTCAATCATACTGAAGGATACAGGAGTATTGATAAACAATGGGAATGCTTAGATCATGACTTGTCGATAAATAACGATACTGCCTGCGAGAGATTAGAACTAACTAGCAATTCGGCAAAATTCACAGCAAATATTCCTTCAGGGGAGTATGTTCTTGTCAGAGTGTCTGGTTATTCTGAATCAGGATTTGGCATGATCAAGCTTACAGCAGAAGCACATGGCGCAATAGAGGACCCAGATCAAGAGAACAATAGAGCTATTTCTATTCTACAGACACAGCTACCTGGTTTACCACGTAATCATGCTACTGAGCTACGATTGTTATCTTGGGGTGGAGTTGCAGCAGATACGGTTGTTCTAACCCACGGTTTGCAAGACAGTCCTTGTTTCGCCTCTGAACTCTGGACAGGATCAAAGAGTGAGCCTGCTCAGGCAGGTTATCTGATTAAAGAGGCAATAAAAAATACAGACAAGCATATAAATATTTATCAATTCTTTTGGGAAGGAGCCTGTCAGGAACATTTAGATGTAGTGGGTATCCCAAATACTGGGATATCGATAGGGCGAACCCCATACAATATGGCTTATATACTGGCACGGCAAAACGTGTATTTTGCCGCCCAGCAGCTCGCTAAACAGCTCTATGATGCGCTTGGCCCAAATTACGATAAAAAGATCCACTTTATAGGTCACTCTCTCGGTACAGCGGTTAATGCGTATGCCGCCGATATTTTTTTGAATAAAGAATTGAATGTCAACACAGCGCAGGTAACAATTCTTGATCACCCAAATCATATAGGTAAAATAGCCTTTTTTATTAAGGATGATGAAACATCTGAAAGGATATGGGGATTCGATGAGAACTTCTTTGCCAATGTTCTACCGTTCTACCGTCAGGGATTAAAATTATATGTTGACAACTATCATTCCGCTAAATCGGAAAACAACAAATTGGTATCGGCTGGTGTCGGAACCGATGTAACAGGAGATGTTTTTAATCATGCTCCACTTATAGATCCGCATGAAGTCGGAGACACATTTCTTCCGGGAGAAGCTGCTGGTGGTTTTATAGATAATGATCATTCAGGTGTTCATCAATGGTATCGTTGGACTATCTCGCCAAAGGACCAAGAGAATTTTCAAGGAGATTCGGTATGTCCTGATAATAAATGGAACGGAGAACCTGGATATTGGATAGGATATAATTGGCGAGGATTAAATAATACTCTTAATCCTTGCCCAGAACGATGGGGAGGTTGGAAGGAAAGCGTTCTGATTAGTGATCCTGCTGATTTTCCTTGGCCAAACGGAAATAATGCCAGTGCAACCAATAGCACGGATGTCGAGACATCAAAGAGCAATCCGGTTGGATGCAGTGCTCCTTCCGGTAACTTCATCGCCACAGTTTGTAGTGAACCCGTCTCTTCTGCTTCGACAGCCAAGGTCGCATCATATGCAGCAAGCCAAGTGCAATCATTGGACGAAGAACCTGAAATTCCCAAATCATACATTGAGTTTGAGGTTAGCGTTCCCGAGTTCCTCCGCTATATCAGCTTTGACTACAGCTTCAGCAATATCGGTGACGGTGATTATGTCTATGTTTTCTTGGATGGAAATGTTGTCTGGAAAATGGGTGGTGAAGCCTTGAGTGCAGGCGAGACCGTTTCCTCGGATCTGATTCCTGTTCGCTCTGAAACGGGCCAGAAAAAGTTGATTATCGCTCTCTACGGAGTAGGCGAGCAGAACGCTCAGTTTAGCTTAGATAACTTTAAGTTCACCACAGCCTTAGATACAGATAACGATGGATATGCCGATGACGAGGACGCATTTCCAGATGATCCTGTTGAATGGGAAGATACCGACGAAGACGGCATCGGCAACAACGCTGATCTGGACGACGACAATGATGGCTTTCTGGACACCGCCGATGCCTTCCCACTTGATCCCAACGAAAATTTAGACACTGACGGCGACGGCATTGGTGATAATGCCGACCTCGACGACGGAATGTATCCTGACCTCGCTATGATCACCTCTTCATCCAACAAAGGGGGGCTTATGCCGGGAGAAAGTTTTACCTACTCCTCCACCGTGAAGAACAAGGGGACAGGAAGGGCGTCAGTTTCAATGCTTCGTTATTATCTTTCTTCTGATTCGACAATCGATAGTAGTGATACAATGATAGGGAGCAGGGACGTTCCTACGATCAACTCCGGCAACACCTCATGGGGATATATTAACCTGAACGCCCCGACAGACGTTGGTACCTATTGGGTCGGCAGTTGTGTTGATACCATCAGCGGTGAAAGCAGTACGACCAATAATTGCAGTTCCGGGTTCCGAATTGTCGTTGCAACCCAGCTGCCGGATCTGATTGTCTCCAGCCTCAGTGTTCCTTCATCAGTAGAGGCGGGAAAATCCTTCAGCACGACTGCCCAATTCAAAAATCAAGGTAATCTGGACGCAACTTCGACAACAGCGAGTTGGTACTATATGGATATCGCGGCCCAGACAACTTCCGACGTGATTCATGAGGAGGAGATCCGGGACTTGGCCGTCAACCAGACCATATCCCGCACGACCAGTCTCAGGGCTCCCTGCAAAGATGGGGATTATTTCCTCTCAACCTGCATTAACTCGGGTTGGAATGTGGAACAGGGCGGGAATAACAACTGTCAGCTCAAAAGCCTGACTATAACCCCGGCAACGGGCATTTGCAGCGAAGATGGGTCGTTTTCCGCTCTTCCTGCGATTCTCTATCTGCTGCTGAAGTAA
- the gatC gene encoding Asp-tRNA(Asn)/Glu-tRNA(Gln) amidotransferase subunit GatC — protein sequence MKITKQEVERVAALARLELSEEEIEKLTPQLDHILSYVAKLDELDTEGVPVTTHTQSVTNAFREDEVRESLPREKALANTAKENGEAFVVPKVVG from the coding sequence ATGAAAATAACCAAACAAGAAGTAGAACGGGTGGCCGCGCTGGCCCGTCTGGAGTTGAGCGAAGAGGAAATCGAGAAGCTGACCCCGCAATTGGATCATATCCTCAGCTATGTGGCCAAACTGGATGAACTGGACACCGAAGGTGTACCGGTGACCACCCATACCCAGAGCGTGACCAACGCCTTTCGGGAAGATGAGGTGCGGGAATCCCTGCCGCGTGAGAAGGCTCTTGCCAATACAGCCAAAGAGAATGGCGAGGCCTTTGTGGTGCCCAAGGTTGTGGGCTGA
- a CDS encoding FmdE family protein, whose product MESFDELLEVSTKIHGHICAGQVIGVRMSMLGLERIGIEDPKGADRKKLYVLVEIDRCATDAIQSVTGCSLGKRSMRWMDFGVMAATFVNLETAQAVRVTAREESRELSKKYCPEVEEKYQQQLAAYRVMPEEELFTVQEVMVTIPSCDMPGRPQRRVQCEQCGDHVQDSRDVAEEGRIICRACAGQRYYQVL is encoded by the coding sequence ATGGAATCTTTTGATGAACTTTTAGAAGTCTCGACTAAGATCCACGGCCATATCTGTGCCGGACAGGTCATTGGGGTACGGATGTCCATGCTGGGCCTTGAGCGCATCGGTATCGAGGATCCCAAGGGTGCGGACAGAAAAAAACTCTACGTACTGGTGGAAATCGACCGTTGTGCCACCGATGCAATCCAGTCTGTCACCGGATGTAGCCTGGGCAAGCGCTCCATGCGCTGGATGGATTTCGGGGTTATGGCAGCGACCTTTGTCAATCTGGAGACCGCTCAGGCGGTCCGGGTGACAGCACGCGAGGAATCCCGTGAGCTCTCGAAAAAATATTGCCCGGAGGTTGAGGAGAAATACCAACAACAGCTGGCTGCCTACAGGGTTATGCCAGAGGAAGAGCTCTTTACTGTGCAGGAGGTGATGGTCACTATCCCATCCTGTGATATGCCGGGCCGTCCCCAACGCCGGGTACAATGCGAGCAATGCGGTGACCATGTGCAGGACAGCCGGGACGTTGCAGAAGAAGGGCGCATCATCTGCCGGGCATGCGCTGGTCAGCGCTATTATCAGGTGCTCTGA
- a CDS encoding type II toxin-antitoxin system VapC family toxin: MIVDTDVLIWYSRGYQSAIDLVHSLGRFSLSVVTYMEIVQGVRNKQELSAFQKALGILNARVIQIDELISTKAMFYVEQYALSHSMELADALIGASAVIRQMPLVTGNEKHYKHLPEIQIQKFLVNG, from the coding sequence TTGATTGTCGATACAGATGTGCTGATCTGGTACTCAAGGGGATATCAGAGTGCGATAGATCTTGTCCACAGTTTAGGTCGGTTTTCGCTGTCTGTGGTGACCTATATGGAAATTGTCCAAGGGGTGCGGAACAAACAGGAGCTCAGCGCCTTTCAGAAGGCATTGGGTATACTTAACGCACGGGTCATTCAGATTGACGAGCTGATCTCCACCAAAGCGATGTTCTATGTCGAGCAGTACGCGCTGAGTCATTCTATGGAACTGGCTGATGCTCTGATCGGTGCTTCAGCGGTGATCAGGCAGATGCCGCTGGTCACGGGAAACGAAAAGCATTATAAGCATCTGCCGGAAATTCAGATTCAGAAATTTTTGGTTAATGGTTGA
- the yihA gene encoding ribosome biogenesis GTP-binding protein YihA/YsxC, whose translation MINFNQVSFVDSVFSLRQLPEPLYPEIAFAGRSNVGKSSLINKLVNRKNLVKTSSKPGKTRSLNFFEVKEQLYLVDLPGYGFAQVNKQMRSDWEVLISGYLLERETLACVVVIIDLRHSLKNTDREMLDWLQYNNIPSLPVYTKADKLSKNKQAKQAAALDAALNIAPTDRLLFSAKSGLGCQELQNKLAAFCREELVEETPQQDSETGE comes from the coding sequence ATGATAAACTTCAACCAGGTTTCCTTTGTCGACTCGGTCTTCAGTCTGCGCCAGCTGCCTGAGCCGCTCTACCCGGAAATCGCCTTTGCTGGCCGCTCCAATGTGGGCAAGTCCAGCTTGATTAACAAGCTGGTGAACCGGAAGAACCTGGTCAAGACCAGCTCCAAGCCGGGCAAAACCCGCAGCCTGAATTTTTTCGAGGTCAAGGAGCAGCTTTATCTGGTCGACCTGCCAGGGTATGGCTTTGCCCAGGTGAACAAACAGATGCGTTCGGACTGGGAAGTACTGATCAGCGGCTACCTGCTGGAACGGGAGACCTTGGCCTGTGTGGTCGTCATCATTGACTTGCGGCACTCCCTCAAAAATACGGACCGGGAGATGCTGGACTGGTTGCAGTATAACAACATCCCCAGCCTGCCGGTCTATACCAAGGCAGATAAGCTCTCAAAAAATAAGCAGGCTAAGCAGGCAGCTGCCTTGGATGCGGCCCTGAATATTGCACCGACTGATCGCCTGCTCTTTTCAGCCAAGAGTGGCTTGGGATGCCAGGAATTACAGAACAAGCTGGCGGCCTTTTGCCGGGAAGAGCTGGTGGAAGAAACTCCTCAGCAAGACAGCGAAACAGGAGAATAA
- the hisG gene encoding ATP phosphoribosyltransferase gives MSVLKVGIPKGSLEKATIALFEKSGWKIKMAARNYFPEVDDPELSVYICRPQEMSRYVEDGLLDAGITGKDWTLENGSDIVVVEDLVYSKVSKKPTRWVIAVPGDSPITSVEQLDGKRISTELVNVTRNFFTERGMNVDISFSWGATEAKAVSGLADAIVEVTETETTIRAHGLRVIHELMQSNTQLIASHEALKDSWKKDKIDHIAMLLQGALRADKIVGLKMNVPEERFEEILEILPSVTAPTVARLYKQPWFSVETVISEHQVRDLIPQLKKIGAEGIIEYSLNKVI, from the coding sequence ATGAGTGTATTAAAAGTAGGTATACCCAAAGGCAGCCTGGAAAAGGCAACCATTGCCCTGTTTGAAAAATCCGGCTGGAAGATCAAAATGGCGGCCAGGAACTACTTCCCGGAGGTTGATGACCCGGAGCTCTCCGTGTACATCTGCCGCCCGCAGGAAATGTCCCGCTATGTTGAGGACGGCTTGCTGGATGCTGGTATCACAGGCAAGGACTGGACCCTGGAAAACGGTTCAGACATTGTTGTGGTTGAGGATCTGGTCTACTCCAAGGTCAGCAAGAAACCCACCCGCTGGGTTATTGCCGTGCCAGGAGACTCCCCCATCACCTCGGTAGAACAACTGGACGGCAAACGCATATCCACGGAGCTGGTCAACGTGACCCGTAACTTCTTTACAGAGCGGGGCATGAACGTGGATATTTCCTTTTCCTGGGGTGCAACTGAGGCCAAGGCGGTTTCCGGTCTTGCCGATGCCATTGTTGAAGTCACCGAAACCGAGACCACTATTCGTGCCCACGGCCTACGGGTTATCCATGAGCTGATGCAATCCAATACCCAGTTGATTGCCAGTCATGAGGCATTGAAGGATTCCTGGAAAAAAGACAAGATCGACCATATCGCCATGCTCCTGCAAGGGGCCCTGCGGGCAGATAAGATCGTCGGCCTGAAGATGAACGTGCCCGAAGAGCGCTTTGAGGAAATCCTGGAGATCCTGCCCAGCGTTACCGCACCCACCGTGGCTCGCCTCTACAAGCAGCCCTGGTTCTCTGTGGAAACGGTTATCTCCGAGCATCAGGTCCGGGATCTGATTCCACAGCTGAAAAAGATCGGCGCTGAGGGGATTATTGAGTATTCTCTGAATAAGGTCATCTGA
- a CDS encoding sulfurtransferase TusA family protein → MSDVKTAPEGLDVASVLDAKGLSCPMPLLRTKKEIGKIDTGKILQIDGTDPGSRNDIPGWCARAGHEYLGEKEETGYISFFVQKG, encoded by the coding sequence ATGAGTGACGTAAAGACTGCACCTGAAGGATTGGATGTTGCATCAGTACTCGACGCAAAAGGACTGAGCTGCCCCATGCCCCTGCTGCGCACCAAAAAAGAGATTGGCAAAATCGATACCGGCAAAATCCTGCAGATCGACGGAACAGATCCGGGTTCAAGAAACGACATCCCCGGCTGGTGTGCTCGTGCTGGTCACGAATACCTCGGAGAGAAAGAAGAAACAGGATACATTAGCTTTTTCGTTCAAAAAGGTTAA
- a CDS encoding 5-formyltetrahydrofolate cyclo-ligase translates to MKQREILRKERLAARDQLEASQRRSKSEHIQARLLEQPIIHDAGHLFIYVHFRSEVETLRLIEHCLAAGKKVSVPVTLRKESRLLAVQLTDPTTQLAPGCFGILEPTAEQIARATIDPADIEAVLVPGSVFDSYGGRLGYGGGYYDRFLTQDAPQARRIGLAYSLQMVEQVPMEAHDQYMDILITEQQIYDCRNLREGM, encoded by the coding sequence ATGAAGCAAAGAGAAATTTTACGAAAAGAACGACTTGCTGCGCGGGATCAGTTGGAAGCAAGCCAGCGTCGAAGCAAGAGCGAGCATATACAGGCACGGCTCCTTGAACAGCCGATTATACATGATGCAGGGCACCTCTTTATCTATGTTCATTTTCGCAGTGAGGTGGAAACCCTGCGTCTGATTGAGCACTGTCTCGCCGCAGGAAAAAAAGTTTCCGTCCCGGTGACCCTGCGTAAAGAATCACGGCTCCTGGCTGTGCAGCTTACTGATCCGACAACACAGCTGGCACCGGGCTGCTTCGGAATACTGGAGCCGACAGCAGAGCAGATTGCCCGGGCCACCATTGATCCGGCAGATATTGAGGCTGTTCTTGTGCCGGGCTCGGTTTTTGATTCCTACGGCGGCCGGCTGGGATATGGAGGGGGGTATTATGATCGTTTTCTGACCCAGGATGCTCCTCAGGCCCGGCGGATCGGGTTGGCCTATTCTTTGCAAATGGTTGAGCAGGTGCCGATGGAGGCGCATGACCAATATATGGATATACTTATTACTGAACAGCAGATATATGACTGCAGAAACCTGCGGGAGGGGATGTGA
- a CDS encoding histone deacetylase gives MRKTGVYRDNLFLEHQTSSSHPDSPDRLRIIYEVLDNGHTADNFIFPDFKPVSDEILHMNHSPIMVDRVASTKGRGIEYLDSDTQTSARSYEAACLAAGALIDGIARINRGELDNAFCLVRPPGHHAEWGESGGFCLFNNVAIAARWAMQELGMQRILILDWDLHHGNGTQNSFYDSDKVLYLSSHQYPFFPGTGAFPEIGNGDGEGFTFNIPLAGGEGDMEFARIVNELVVPLARAYQPELILISCGFDIHSDDPLGGMKVTSAGFAWMTRQLIAVAEEVCQGKILFTLEGGYDLGAMRDGSLAVLAELCGKELRCGYHTNLSDEEAAQFASSAVPCQALDYILDIVRHYWEKI, from the coding sequence ATGCGGAAAACAGGAGTGTATAGAGATAATCTCTTTTTGGAGCATCAGACCAGTAGCAGCCACCCGGACTCACCGGATCGCTTGCGGATTATTTATGAGGTCCTGGATAATGGTCACACCGCAGACAATTTTATTTTTCCCGATTTTAAACCGGTCTCGGATGAGATTCTCCATATGAATCATTCTCCGATCATGGTGGATCGGGTAGCATCAACAAAGGGCCGGGGGATTGAGTATCTGGATTCTGATACCCAGACCTCAGCCCGTTCCTATGAAGCAGCCTGTCTTGCTGCCGGTGCCCTGATAGACGGTATTGCCCGTATTAACCGAGGGGAGCTGGATAATGCCTTTTGTCTGGTGCGTCCTCCAGGGCATCACGCAGAGTGGGGTGAGTCTGGTGGCTTCTGTCTCTTTAATAATGTGGCAATAGCTGCGCGCTGGGCCATGCAGGAGCTTGGGATGCAGCGTATCCTGATTTTGGATTGGGATCTGCATCACGGTAACGGCACCCAGAATAGTTTTTATGATAGCGATAAGGTGCTGTATCTCTCCAGTCATCAATATCCTTTTTTTCCGGGCACCGGGGCTTTTCCAGAGATAGGGAATGGCGATGGGGAAGGATTTACTTTTAATATCCCGCTTGCCGGTGGGGAAGGGGATATGGAGTTCGCTCGGATCGTGAATGAATTGGTCGTTCCTCTAGCCCGAGCGTACCAGCCTGAACTGATTTTGATCTCCTGCGGTTTTGACATACATAGTGATGATCCCTTAGGGGGAATGAAGGTTACATCGGCTGGTTTTGCCTGGATGACCCGCCAGCTGATCGCTGTGGCTGAGGAAGTCTGTCAGGGAAAGATATTATTTACTCTGGAAGGAGGATATGATCTGGGAGCCATGCGGGATGGAAGTCTTGCTGTATTGGCAGAACTGTGTGGAAAGGAACTCAGGTGCGGATACCATACGAATCTTTCCGATGAGGAGGCAGCCCAGTTTGCCTCTTCAGCAGTGCCCTGTCAGGCTTTGGATTATATTCTTGATATTGTCAGGCATTACTGGGAAAAGATCTAG